A single genomic interval of Corvus cornix cornix isolate S_Up_H32 chromosome 1, ASM73873v5, whole genome shotgun sequence harbors:
- the LOC109145642 gene encoding uncharacterized protein LOC109145642, with protein sequence MAAPSIPAVTEQHLLSHCPQSLQLLLPTAPCRKEHRPQCALALAAHGQRSPPGHRSLGQETGASAARARGVAGLLRQGLCHTCRLQRSPGAQGSEQHSCPGPQVPCLRHTPGLRMATGRDASQGGRASFCGRPRALPAAAASAAVGAPGAAPSPQSRGAFAYGWSRCLSSCRAVLDTRGKGFLPSWATWGRLGAAQGRWHCVQGPFVTRCSTVTEGVPGPFVTRAADIGAGGDAATPQCSEHATGQDGTERCRTAHSFLADPELFRGVTPAVPSRPDCRTWCLQGTTARPANPQPSQASLLQVAIHLLSGMEQRPLTVPKQALGEEEGPGAAPAQQPAELEQFQQPQEGGKRGRGRPPRSGRAPCPGPGPGCVLRPLPQPLSSGRARSLPDAAVDRTQEQGPARGRFRRTAQMICKLIRRIREEESSVTGTGVRAYPHIFKTKTSAALLDMLVEEGVSSPKQVPAVVRYIHQWLLSNEYPEYRLSRTLLDLTEAYPTDVVMTILRVAPSCDRAATAMWKTLMCSVRTSKTVMPLLLDVLESWPEHSTRTSDGDDTDVFALAATLVMWKILQVPCVPHVVTVYLPRLFVHLLFQVFFSTVEMPEKVENLWRACQEQHGLATNPNRFAVQTLKDLLCRLYYEDVVVAVEHKRGWDTLLSADTHHHAVGLLAREMSRASKLVRFRIVCHLFRLLSGEEPRRDLPALAFLVEVLSDPPFQRWLDWSRCGDSVLEIMSKNLRSECRERRRLALRGLVVLSKHPSMTKGMWSLTESLVELLQEDDSDVVGMTVAVLSYLFLYSGAPIPSPIALQLAEALLPLFDNDDSQVRLRSMFVFQEMMALLTAKGKKALKSHVRQSLLPLSFHCHDEDWHVANASRETLRCAASFLKRRDLERMLDVDQTWRFGEGLLAEDRSRAAEHSRRALPYLRSPQESLRQAAIRFIGIAGRHLRGQQEELQLICEALEDASRDISPAVSSLARQTAYVLRALERAPRSIFQVLRDGLRRACRTRPRLSGRG encoded by the exons tatccccgctgtaacagAGCAACATCTCCTGTCACATTGCCCCCAGTcgctccagctgctcctgccaacAGCCCCCTGCAGGAAGGAGCACAGACCCCAGTGCGCGTTGGCTTTGGCTGCCCATGGGCAGAGAAGCCCTCCGGGGCACAGGTCTCTGGGGCAGGAGACGGGCgccagtgctgccagagctcGAGGGGTGGCAGGTCTGCTTCGGCAGGGACTCTGCCACACCTGCCGATTGCAGCGTTCCCCCGGGGCCCAGGGGTCAGAGCAGCACTCGTGCCCTGGCCCACAGGTTCCCTGTCTGCGTCACACCCCCGGGCTTAGGATGGCCACCGGCCGGGACGCGTCCCAAGGAGGCCGTGCCAGCTTCTGTGGAAGGCCCCGTGCCCTTCCCGCCGCGGCTGCGTCGGCAGCCGTGGGggctcctggtgctgccccGAGCCCGCAGAGCAGGGGAGCGTTTGCTTATGGTTGGAGCCGTTGCTTAAGTTCCTGTCGGGCTGTCTTAGACACTCGGGGCAAGGGATTCCTTCCAAGCTGGGCCACttggggcaggctgggggcGGCCCAGGGAAGGTGGCATTGTGTGCAAGGGCCCTTTGTGACGCGGTGCAGCACGGTCACCGAGGGTGTCCCAGGGCCCTTTGTGACACGTGCTGCTGACATAGGTGCTGGCGGCGACGCGGCCACGCCACAGTGCTCGGAGCACGCGACGGGACAGGACGGGACAGAGCGGTGCCGCACAGCCCACTCGTTCCTTGCCGACCCGGAGCTTTTCCGAGGCGTTACTCCTGCAGTGCCCTCGAGGCCAGACTGCAGGACTTG GTGCCTTCAAGGCACAACTGCACGACCTGCTAACCCGCAACCTTCCCAGGCATCTCTCCTGCAAGTAGCCATACATCTACTCAGTGGCATGGAGCAGAGGCCCCTGACCGTGCCCAAGCAGGCCTTGGGGGAGGAAGaaggccctggagctgccccagcacagcagcctgcagagctggagcagttCCAGCAGCCGCAGGAGG gagggaagaggggcCGGGGCAGACCCCCCCGCAGCGGCCGTGCCCCATGCCCCGGCCCAGGCCCGGGCTGTGTTCTCCGGCCTCTCCCGCAGCCCCTCAGCTCTGGCCGCGCTCGCTCTTTGCCAGATGCAGCCGTGGACCGGACACAAGAGCAGGGCCCCGCCCGTGGCCGCTTCCGCAGAACAGCGCAG ATGATTTGCAAACTCATCAGGAGAATTCGGGAGGAAGAGAGCAGCGTCACGGGCACTGGGGTCAGAGCATACCCTCACATCTTCAAAACCAAGACCAGTGCCGCCCTGCTGGATATGCTTGTGGAGGAGGGCGTTTCCAGCCCAAAGCAA GTGCCCGCCGTGGTGAGGTACATCCACCAGTGGCTCCTGTCCAATGAGTATCCTGAGTACAGACTGTCCAGGACCCTTCTGGATCTGACTGAGGCCTACCCCACTGATGTGGTGATGACTATCCTGCGTGTGGCCCCATCATGTGACAG agctgccacGGCCATGTGGAAGACGCTCATGTGCTCAGTCAGGACTTCAAAGACAGTCATGCCGCTACTCCTCGAtgtgctggagagctggccAGAGCACAGCACGCGCACCTCCGACGGGGACGACACAGACGTCTTTGCCCTGGCT GCAACTCTGGTGATGTGGAAGATCCTCCAGGTGCCCTGTGTGCCACACGTAGTGACAGTCTATTTGCCCCGCCTCTTTGTGCATCTGCTCTTCCAAGTGTTCTTCAGCACAGTGGAGATGCCAGAGAAGGTCGAGAACTTGTGGAGAGCATGCCAGGAGCAACATGGCCTTGCCACCAACCCCAACAG GTTTGCAGTGCAGACCCTGAAGGACCTGCTCTGCCGACTCTACTATGAGGACGTGGTGGTGGCCGTGGAACACAAGCGTGGCTGGGACACGCTGCTGAGTGCTGACACCCACCACCACGCAGTGGGTCTGCTGGCCAG ggagaTGTCCCGGGCCTCCAAACTCGTGCGTTTCCGGATCGTTTGCCACCTGTTCAGGCTGCTCAGCGGGGAGGAGCCACGCCGGGATCTGCCTGCCCTGGCGTTCCTTGTGGAG GTCCTCTCAGATCCCCCTTTCCAGCGTTGGCTGGACTGGAGTAGATGCGGTGACAGCGTCCTGGAGATCATGTCCAAGAACCTGCGGAGCGAGTGCAGGGAGAGGCGTCGCCTGGCGCTCAGAGGCCTTGTGGTGCTCAGCAAGCATCCCTCGATG ACCAAAGGAATGTGGAGCCTGACCGAAAGCCTCGTGGAGCTCCTGCAGGAAGACGACAGCGACGTGGTTGGGATGACCGTCGCCGTCCTCAGCTACTTGTTCCTGTACAGTGGTGCCCCGATACCCAGCCCCATCGCCCTGCAGCTGGCTGAGGCCCTCCTGCCACTCTTTGACAAC GATGATAGCCAGGTGCGGCTGCGCTCCATGTTCGTCTTCCAAGAGATGATGGCTTTATTAAcggcaaagggaaaaaaggccCTGAAGTCACACGTGCGCCAGAGCCTGCTCCCACTCTCCTTCCACTGCCATGACGAGGACTGGCACGTGGCCAAT gcctCCCGGGAAACGCTGCGTTGTGCGGCCAGCTTCCTGAAAAGGAGAGATCTCGAACGCATGCTGGACGTGGATCAGACATGGAGGTTCGGCGAGGGCCTG ctggcagaggacaggagcCGAGCGGCCGAGCACTCGCGGCGGGCCCTGCCGTACCTGCGGAGCCCACAGGAGTCCCTGCGACAGGCGGCCATCAGGTTCATTG GCATCGCCGGGCGGCACCTGAGGGGCCAGCAGGAAGAGCTCCAGCTCATCTGCGAGG CCCTTGAAGACGCGTCCCGTGACATCAGCCCTGCCGTTTCCAGCCTGGCGCGTCAAACAGCCTACGTCCTGCGGGCCCTGGAGAGAGCTCCGCGCTCCATCTTCCAGGTGCTGCGAGATGGACTCCGCAGGGCATGCAGGACACGGCCTCGTCTGTCGGGCCGTGGCtag